ACGGCCACCCTGTACGGCTCGACACGGTGCACCTCCGTCCCCTTCCGTATAAGGCTCCCCCTCTCTCCGAGCTTCACCACCGCTATTTCGCACATCGAGGCCATGACGCCGAGCGCCTTCTCCCCTCGCTCTCCGGTAAAGGCCGCGGCCTCGTCCTCGTTGGCGTAGAGGATGCCGGCGTAGTCTCTGGCAATACTCTTGAACTCGTCCAGGTTGCGCCCGACCAGCGACGAATCGGCGAGGTCGATCGACACCTTCACGCCGCCTCCGCGGGCGATCTCCATCGCGTGGAGCGTGGCCTCCTTCATGGAGCCCTCAAGCATGTACCCCTCCACGTGAAGTGCGCGCGCCGCGCGTATCTCGTCCTCGATCACATCATCACTCGCGAAATGGACCGCCGCCCCCAGATGGGTCGCGAAGGTGCGCTCGGAGTCCGGGGTTATAAGCGTGATGGCATGGCCCGTCATGGCCCGGTGGCGCGCAAGCCGCATGGCGATTCCCATGCGCTCGCTCTCATCCCGGTAAAAATCGCCGAATTCGTCTCCGCCGACTTTTCCCATAAAGACGGCCGAGCCTCCCAGCGTCGCCACGCCGGCCGCCGTATTGGCGGCGCTGCCGCCCGGTGTTTTTTCCATCGGGCATCCGGCAAGCGCCTCGAGAATGGAACGGCTCCGGTCCGCGTCCACGAGACGCATGGTGGCCTTCTTTAATCCGAGCCGCTCGAGCGTTTCATCATCCACGCGGATGGTAAGGTCCACGAGCGCCGAACCGATTCCGACAACATCGATCATGTGCTCCTCCATGACAATTCAATGAACAGGATCATTCAGCAGAATACGCCCCCGCCGGGCGGACCCGACGGGTTTTATAACAAACGCACGGATAATTCATAATTTCTTAAACACCCCGCCCCATATTTCAATCAAAAAAGCATGGAGGGGCCCATGAATATAGTCATCTTTACCGATACATTTCTTCCCAAGATCGACGGCGTGGCGGTTTCGGTCGAGAGCTTTTCGCGGATACTGTCGGCCCGCGGGCATAATTTCGTGATCTGCTGCCCCAGGTACGGCGTTGGCGACCCGATGGAACTTGGGGAGCGCGTAAAGATCGTACGCTTCAGTAATTTCTCTCTTCCATCGTATCCCGACATCAAAGTGGTATTCCCGCTATTCAGAAAGATCAGGGAGGCGATGACGATGTTCCCCGCAGACCTGGTACACATACAGTCACCCGGGCTTTTGGGAATCTACGGCATCATCGCGGCCCGGTATTACGGGGTCCCTGCGATCGGCACCTATCACACCCTTGTCTCCGAAGTGACCACCTATCTTTCGCCGGCGCGACTGCTGAAGATCGACCGGCTCATTGCGTTCTACCGTTCGCTCCGGGGAACGACCGATCGGGTGTCCCCGGCACGCAACAACAAAAAGACCCTTGCGCAGCGGGCCGTTCAGCGATTGTGCAACTGGCTCTATGAGCGCAAGGACCTCATCATCAGCCCCAGCCACAGGATCAAAAGCGTCCTCGAGGAGCAAAACGTCACCACGCCCATCGAGGTAATCTCCAACGGCATGGACCTGGGGGTTTTTCGCGGAAGCGTGAAGGAACGCCCGTCCGGTCCCCCGCGCCTCCTTCATGTCGGCCGCATCTCCTTCGAGAAAAACTGCGACGTGGTGCTGGGTGCTTTCGCCCAAATTCACCGCGAAATACCGGGCGCCACACTCACCATCGTCGGCGACGGACCCGCGCTCGAATCGCTGAAGGCCATGACCGGGCGCCTCGGACTCGCCGACCGGGTGGTGTTCACCGGATTTGTCCCGCGCGCGGAACTCCCGGACCTCTACCCGCGCTACGATCTCTTCCTTACCGCTTCGACCATGGAGACCCAGGGGCTGGTGGTACTGGAGGCGATCGCAAGCGGCCTGCCCTGCGTGGGCGTCGACGCGTACGCGCTCCCGGAACTCATTCACAATGGAGAAAACGGCTTCATCGCGCGTCCCTTCGATCCGGAAGAAATGGCACGTCTTGCGCTCGACATCCTCGGTGATGCGTCCCGCTACCGGGCCTTCTCGGCGGAAGGATTGCGGATCGCGTCCGAACATGAAATCAACCGGTGCGCGACCCGCCTGGAAGCCGTGTATGCGCGTGAGTCCGCCCGGGCGGGCTCACGCCTCGTCCGGATGACCGAGGCCGCTTAGTCCGTCATCCCGAACGCGGCGCCCATCCTCAAAAATCTGCTTGCCTGGACCGCGCTTGCGGTTTATGGTCGCGCTGTAAACCGGCCGGCGCAGTTTGCCGCCCCGTTTGCAGACATTCGCGGCAGGTATCCCATGATTTCACGAATAGACCACGTTTCCATAGCGGTACGCGATTACGAAAAGGCCGAGCGGTTTTTCCGCGATGTCCTCGGCATGGTGCAGGGCGCCGCGGCCGAGGACCCCAATATGAAGTATGTGTGGCGGATTTTCTCGCTCGGCGACCTCACCCGACTCGAGATATTGAACCCGACCGGAGAGGGAAGCTTTCTTGACGGCTTCCTGAAAAACCGCGACGGCGGCGTGCATCACATAACGCTCCAGACCCCCGATATCCAGAAGGCCCGCAAAGTACTGGACGATAACGACGTCCCCTACTTCGGGTACAACGAGTATCCCGGCGGCATTTGGAAGGAACTTTTCATTCACCAGCGCGACGCCTTCGGCGTGCTCATCCAGATCGCCGAGTTCACCCCCGACGACTGGCTGGCCGATTCGGTGAAGTTTCCGAAGGGACGCCGCTGGTCGGTCGAGAAGAACGGCGATTCCGTATCGCT
The nucleotide sequence above comes from Spirochaetota bacterium. Encoded proteins:
- a CDS encoding adenosine kinase, which translates into the protein MIDVVGIGSALVDLTIRVDDETLERLGLKKATMRLVDADRSRSILEALAGCPMEKTPGGSAANTAAGVATLGGSAVFMGKVGGDEFGDFYRDESERMGIAMRLARHRAMTGHAITLITPDSERTFATHLGAAVHFASDDVIEDEIRAARALHVEGYMLEGSMKEATLHAMEIARGGGVKVSIDLADSSLVGRNLDEFKSIARDYAGILYANEDEAAAFTGERGEKALGVMASMCEIAVVKLGERGSLIRKGTEVHRVEPYRVAVVNTNGAGDMYAAGMLYGLSRGLSLDKAGRIASYAASRVVSQVGARLSSRPDLGQIGI
- a CDS encoding glycosyltransferase, whose product is MNIVIFTDTFLPKIDGVAVSVESFSRILSARGHNFVICCPRYGVGDPMELGERVKIVRFSNFSLPSYPDIKVVFPLFRKIREAMTMFPADLVHIQSPGLLGIYGIIAARYYGVPAIGTYHTLVSEVTTYLSPARLLKIDRLIAFYRSLRGTTDRVSPARNNKKTLAQRAVQRLCNWLYERKDLIISPSHRIKSVLEEQNVTTPIEVISNGMDLGVFRGSVKERPSGPPRLLHVGRISFEKNCDVVLGAFAQIHREIPGATLTIVGDGPALESLKAMTGRLGLADRVVFTGFVPRAELPDLYPRYDLFLTASTMETQGLVVLEAIASGLPCVGVDAYALPELIHNGENGFIARPFDPEEMARLALDILGDASRYRAFSAEGLRIASEHEINRCATRLEAVYARESARAGSRLVRMTEAA
- a CDS encoding VOC family protein, whose amino-acid sequence is MISRIDHVSIAVRDYEKAERFFRDVLGMVQGAAAEDPNMKYVWRIFSLGDLTRLEILNPTGEGSFLDGFLKNRDGGVHHITLQTPDIQKARKVLDDNDVPYFGYNEYPGGIWKELFIHQRDAFGVLIQIAEFTPDDWLADSVKFPKGRRWSVEKNGDSVSLCFAHPGGGKATVELSAGEAKRLAEDLAKAR